A segment of the bacterium genome:
GCTCGCCGTTGGGCTGGACGCCTCCGCCGGCGTCGGCGCCCTGGGGCGGCGGCTGGAGGTCGAGGGCGAGGCCGTCAGCGGACCGCGCGACTTCATCGGGCGCGCTACCGTCGTCATGTTCACCCCGGATGACCTGGCCATCATCAAGGGCGGTCCGGGCCTGCGACGGCGTTTCCTGAACACGGCCATCGCGCAGCTTCAGCCGCGCTACCTGGACGACCTGAGCCGCTACAAGCGGGCCCTGCGGCAGCGGAACGAGCTACTCAAGACGCTGGGACATGGCGCTCGACCGCCGGCTGAAGCGCAGGCGTGGACGGAGCAGCTCGTGCGCTCGGGGGCGGCTGTGGCCGTGACGCGGCGGCGCTTCATCGGCGCGCTGGATGTGCAGGCGCGGGAGGTGCACCGTCGCATCGCCGGTGAGGAGGAGTTGGCGCTGAGCTACGTGGGCGAGTTGGCGGACTGCGGCGAGGAGGACGCCGCGGCAGAAGTGTTCCGGGCGCGGCTGGAGGAGCTGGGGGATCTGGAGGTGCGGCGAGGCACGACGCTGGCCGGGCCGCACCGCGACGAGCTGCACGTGGCGATCAACGACGTGCCGGTGCGGCAGTTCGGCTCGCAGGGCCAGCAGCGGACGGCGGCGCTGAGCCTGAAGCTGGGACAAGCGCGCGTGGCTCAGGAGTGGAGCGATGAGCCGCCCCTGCTGCTGCTGGATGATTGCCTCTCAGAGCTGGACCCCGCCCGGGCCCGGGCCGTGCTCGACCTGGCCAACACTCTTGACGGCCTGATCGTGACGACGGCGAAGCTGGACCCGGTGTTGGCGGAACACCCGGAGGCGGTCTTCTACGATATCGGCGGGGGGAAGGCCCTCAGTCGGGGTGAGTGAACCGCCAGTTCGGACAGGAGAAGAACAAAGACGGAGCCGGCACACCGGCTCCGTCTTTTCGCTTCAGTCCAGCGCTCTACTCGGTAGTGGCGCCCGTGAAGTCCGCGGTGGTCGTGCCGGGCGGGAGGGTCACGACCAGACGCGTCGGGTTGAACGTCATGTGGGTCCGCGACGGTATGACCACATACGTGCCGGCCTCCAGGTGGGCGAAGGTGTAGCGGCCCTCGTTGTTGGTCGCAGTGGCGCCCACGAGCGTGCCGGCCCGGTACAGGCGGACGGTGACTTCAGCGACCGCCGCCCCCGCGTGGGTCGTCACCTGCCCGGAGATCGTGTACACAGACCCGATGCCCACGAAATCCACACCCGTGGCACTCGGCGGGAGGACGACCGCCCTGACGGCCGGATCGAAGATGACCCCGGCCATGAGGGGCGCGACACTGTACGCGCCCGCATCCAGGTTCAGGAAGTAGTAGCGCCCGTTACTGGAGGTGGTGCGAGAGGCGACCAGGCTGCCATCCTTATACAGGCCGACGCTGACGCCGGCGATCCCGACGCCCTCGGCGGTCTTCACGGTGCCGCAGATCAGGTAACCGGCAACGAAGTTGGCAGTGGACGTCGAGGGCGGCAGAGCGATGGTGCGGTTGGCGGGATCGAAGGTCAGCAACTCGCCGAGCGGCCGGACGGAGTACGTGCTGGCGACCAGATCCGCGAAGCAGTAGCGCCCCTCGGCGTTGGTGGTAGTCGTGGCCTTCTGGATGTCGCCCTGGTAGAGCGCAACCGTCACCCCGGCCA
Coding sequences within it:
- the recF gene encoding DNA replication/repair protein RecF translates to MHLTRLTLTNFRVYEQLQLELQRGLSAFIGPNAAGKTSLLEAIHVLATTKSPRTNSDAELVQWGANICRIEGGFVTHDGRALRLAVGLDASAGVGALGRRLEVEGEAVSGPRDFIGRATVVMFTPDDLAIIKGGPGLRRRFLNTAIAQLQPRYLDDLSRYKRALRQRNELLKTLGHGARPPAEAQAWTEQLVRSGAAVAVTRRRFIGALDVQAREVHRRIAGEEELALSYVGELADCGEEDAAAEVFRARLEELGDLEVRRGTTLAGPHRDELHVAINDVPVRQFGSQGQQRTAALSLKLGQARVAQEWSDEPPLLLLDDCLSELDPARARAVLDLANTLDGLIVTTAKLDPVLAEHPEAVFYDIGGGKALSRGE